A region from the bacterium genome encodes:
- a CDS encoding nucleotidyltransferase: MATTIPSAFQKLKESLEITELQKSTVSTRQTSVRNVIESGLKVLDSFLTGSYSRNTMIAPLKEADVDIFVVLYNKYYYQYNGQNGGQAGLLDLVKRTLRKTYTETPDISRNGQAVTIRFTDFVVDVVPGFHRQGGGFLIPNSIRQNWISTDPKKHVEIMTNANSIHNGNLIPLVKMIKGWNKNINSYFSSFHLEVLALQILDNVTISDFSSGTRYFFDKGRLLISQNNFDPAGYGRDIGSYINTQEKIQEAVAKFQLAYDRAVKAEDYARRYCIEDAINMWVKIFGNYFPAYG; the protein is encoded by the coding sequence ATGGCAACAACAATACCATCGGCATTTCAAAAGTTAAAAGAGAGTCTGGAAATAACAGAATTGCAAAAATCCACTGTTTCAACACGGCAGACAAGTGTAAGAAATGTTATTGAATCAGGATTAAAGGTTTTGGATTCTTTTTTGACTGGGTCATATTCACGTAATACGATGATTGCACCATTAAAAGAAGCGGATGTTGATATTTTTGTTGTGTTATATAATAAGTATTATTATCAATATAACGGACAAAACGGTGGTCAAGCTGGGTTGCTTGACTTAGTAAAAAGAACCTTGAGGAAAACATATACGGAGACTCCCGATATTAGTAGAAATGGTCAAGCGGTAACTATACGTTTTACCGACTTCGTAGTGGATGTAGTACCTGGTTTTCATAGGCAAGGCGGAGGATTTTTAATCCCGAACTCAATAAGGCAAAATTGGATTTCCACGGATCCCAAGAAACATGTTGAGATTATGACTAATGCAAATTCAATTCATAATGGAAACTTAATACCCTTAGTTAAGATGATTAAAGGATGGAATAAAAATATCAATAGTTATTTTAGTTCATTTCACCTTGAAGTATTAGCACTGCAAATTTTAGATAATGTAACAATATCTGACTTCTCTTCTGGAACGAGATACTTTTTTGACAAAGGTAGACTCCTAATTAGTCAAAATAATTTCGACCCTGCTGGATATGGTAGAGATATAGGAAGTTATATTAATACTCAAGAAAAAATACAGGAAGCTGTTGCAAAATTCCAATTAGCTTATGATAGGGCAGTAAAAGCAGAAGATTATGCAAGACGTTACTGTATTGAAGATGCTATAAATATGTGGGTAAAAATATTTGGAAACTATTTCCCAGCATATGGGTAA
- a CDS encoding SLATT domain-containing protein produces the protein MVDKKNTIQETVVSTTQKAVIKEAKRIEESALCTAKGHFAAAQFWANFHLWVGIPTAILATIASASALGQFDNHNIIAGILSIIVVALTALATFLNPNEKANVHLNSGNNYDAFQSRARIFWTIDCWEEESEQVLTSRLKDLSEQRDKLNRGSPQVPAWAYIIARKGIKEGEADYKVDKKG, from the coding sequence ATGGTTGACAAAAAAAATACTATTCAAGAAACAGTAGTATCTACTACCCAAAAAGCGGTTATTAAAGAAGCAAAGAGAATTGAAGAAAGTGCACTTTGTACAGCTAAGGGGCATTTTGCTGCTGCTCAGTTTTGGGCAAATTTTCACTTATGGGTAGGAATCCCAACGGCGATTTTAGCCACAATTGCTAGTGCTTCAGCATTAGGACAGTTTGATAACCATAATATTATTGCAGGAATTTTATCAATTATAGTTGTTGCACTCACAGCATTGGCTACCTTTTTAAACCCAAACGAAAAAGCAAATGTTCATTTAAATTCAGGGAATAACTATGACGCTTTTCAAAGCCGAGCACGTATTTTCTGGACAATTGATTGTTGGGAAGAAGAATCAGAGCAAGTGCTCACAAGTAGATTGAAGGATTTATCTGAACAAAGAGATAAACTAAATAGAGGGTCTCCGCAAGTTCCAGCCTGGGCATATATAATTGCACGTAAAGGTATTAAAGAAGGCGAAGCAGATTATAAAGTCGATAAAAAAGGATAA